A window from Primulina eburnea isolate SZY01 chromosome 2, ASM2296580v1, whole genome shotgun sequence encodes these proteins:
- the LOC140824714 gene encoding L-ascorbate oxidase-like isoform X2, with translation MNWKLIFSLSLCDGLSLLINGRGQYNCSLAAHFSNYSTSPCKLRCDEQYAPQVLYVYPNKTYRLRIASTTSLSLLNLAIEKHRMLLVEADGNYIEPFSVQNMDISSGESYSVIFTTDQNPKRNYWISISVRGRNPKTPQGLTILNYHLNSASRIPESPPPVAPRWNDESYSKTFYNKIFALKGNPKPPSKHDRRLVLLNTQNFIEGHTKWAINNVSLVLPSTPYLGSIRYGLSKGFDQEPPPDSYGHGYDVMKPASNKNSTYGSGVYMLRFNATVDVILQNANMIKDHVSEIHPWHLHGHDFWVLGYGEGKFTEKDEGRFNLKNPPFRNTGVVFPYGWTALRFVANNPGVWAFHCHIEPHLHMGMGVVFSEGVRKIKEIPSEALSCGLTLKMFMKNSKY, from the exons ATGAACTGGAAGTTGATCTTTTCTCTAAGCCTATGCGATGGGTTG AGCTTGCTTATAAATGGGAGAGGGCAGTACAATTGTTCGTTGGCGGCACATTTTAGCAATTATTCAACGAGTCCGTGCAAGTTAAGATGCGACGAACAGTACGCACCCCAAGTACTGTACGTCTACCCCAACAAGACATATAGGCTGAGAATAGCAAGCACGACTTCATTGTCTTTGCTCAACTTGGCTATCGAG AAACACAGAATGTTGCTGGTTGAAGCCGATGGAAACTACATCGAACCATTTTCAGTACAAAATATGGACATAAGCTCAGGTGAGAGCTATTCAGTTATTTTCACCACTGACCAAAACCCTAAGAGAAACTATTGGATTTCAATATCTGTAAGAGGAAGAAACCCCAAGACTCCTCAAGGCCTAACCATACTAAACTACCATCTTAATTCTGCATCAAGAATCCCGGAGTCGCCACCCCCGGTCGCCCCTCGATGGAATGATGAATCCTACAGCAAGACCTTCTATAACAAGATTTTTGCACTGAAGGGAAACCCTAAGCCACCATCAAAACATGACAGAAGACTTGTGCTGCTAAACACACAGAATTTCATCGAGGGACACACTAAATGGGCTATCAACAATGTGTCGCTAGTCCTTCCTAGTACACCGTATTTGGGTTCGATAAGATATGGATTGAGCAAAGGTTTTGACCAAGAACCGCCCCCGGATAGTTACGGACACGGGTATGATGTGATGAAGCCTGCGTCGAACAAAAACTCGACGTATGGAAGCGGAGTTTACATGCTGAGATTCAATGCAACAGTGGATGTGATTCTGCAGAACGCTAATATGATCAAGGATCATGTCAGCGAGATACACCCGTGGCATCTCCACGGGCACGACTTCTGGGTTCTTGGGTATGGAGAAGGGAAGTTCACAGAGAAGGATGAAGGGAGATTCAACTTGAAGAATCCTCCGTTTCGGAACACGGGTGTCGTTTTTCCTTACGGATGGACTGCACTTAGGTTTGTGGCGAATAACCCGGGAGTGTGGGCATTTCATTGTCACATTGAACCCCATTTGCATATGGGAATGGGAGTTGTTTTCTCAGAAGGGGTTCGAAAAATTAAGGAGATACCTAGTGAGGCTTTGTCCTGTGGTTTGACACTcaaaatgttcatgaaaaatagCAAGTACTAA
- the LOC140824714 gene encoding L-ascorbate oxidase-like isoform X1, giving the protein MRVVVCCFILFLSITTQSSIGKTRRLKWEVEYMHWSPDGVEGIVMAINGRFPGPTIRARAGDTIHLELTNKLHTEGLVIHWHGIRQLGTPWADGTASISQCAINPGETFLYKFKLDKAGTYFYHGHYGMQRLAGLYGSLIVEVAKGENEPFKYDGELNLLLSDWWHKSFHELEVDLFSKPMRWVGEPQSLLINGRGQYNCSLAAHFSNYSTSPCKLRCDEQYAPQVLYVYPNKTYRLRIASTTSLSLLNLAIEKHRMLLVEADGNYIEPFSVQNMDISSGESYSVIFTTDQNPKRNYWISISVRGRNPKTPQGLTILNYHLNSASRIPESPPPVAPRWNDESYSKTFYNKIFALKGNPKPPSKHDRRLVLLNTQNFIEGHTKWAINNVSLVLPSTPYLGSIRYGLSKGFDQEPPPDSYGHGYDVMKPASNKNSTYGSGVYMLRFNATVDVILQNANMIKDHVSEIHPWHLHGHDFWVLGYGEGKFTEKDEGRFNLKNPPFRNTGVVFPYGWTALRFVANNPGVWAFHCHIEPHLHMGMGVVFSEGVRKIKEIPSEALSCGLTLKMFMKNSKY; this is encoded by the exons ATGAGGGTGGTTGTTTGTTGTTTCATATTATTTTTATCCATTACCACACAATCATCGATTGGAAAGACCAGGCGTTTGAAATGGGAGGTGGAATACATGCACTGGTCACCAGATGGCGTGGAGGGTATCGTTATGGCTATAAATGGTCGGTTTCCGGGGCCGACGATCCGGGCCCGAGCTGGGGATACCATACATTTGGAGCTCACGAACAAGCTTCACACCGAAGGACTTGTCATTCACTGGCATGGAATTAGACAG CTAGGAACACCATGGGCAGATGGGACAGCATCCATCTCCCAATGTGCCATTAATCCAGGAGAAACATTTCTTTACAAGTTCAAACTTGACAAG GCTGGTACATATTTCTATCATGGGCATTATGGGATGCAAAGATTAGCAGGATTGTATGGATCTTTGATAGTAGAAGTGGCAAAAGGCGAAAATGAGCCATTCAAATATGATGGAGAACTCAATTTGTTATTAAGTGATTGGTGGCACAAAAGCTTTCATGAACTGGAAGTTGATCTTTTCTCTAAGCCTATGCGATGGGTTGGTGAGCCACAA AGCTTGCTTATAAATGGGAGAGGGCAGTACAATTGTTCGTTGGCGGCACATTTTAGCAATTATTCAACGAGTCCGTGCAAGTTAAGATGCGACGAACAGTACGCACCCCAAGTACTGTACGTCTACCCCAACAAGACATATAGGCTGAGAATAGCAAGCACGACTTCATTGTCTTTGCTCAACTTGGCTATCGAG AAACACAGAATGTTGCTGGTTGAAGCCGATGGAAACTACATCGAACCATTTTCAGTACAAAATATGGACATAAGCTCAGGTGAGAGCTATTCAGTTATTTTCACCACTGACCAAAACCCTAAGAGAAACTATTGGATTTCAATATCTGTAAGAGGAAGAAACCCCAAGACTCCTCAAGGCCTAACCATACTAAACTACCATCTTAATTCTGCATCAAGAATCCCGGAGTCGCCACCCCCGGTCGCCCCTCGATGGAATGATGAATCCTACAGCAAGACCTTCTATAACAAGATTTTTGCACTGAAGGGAAACCCTAAGCCACCATCAAAACATGACAGAAGACTTGTGCTGCTAAACACACAGAATTTCATCGAGGGACACACTAAATGGGCTATCAACAATGTGTCGCTAGTCCTTCCTAGTACACCGTATTTGGGTTCGATAAGATATGGATTGAGCAAAGGTTTTGACCAAGAACCGCCCCCGGATAGTTACGGACACGGGTATGATGTGATGAAGCCTGCGTCGAACAAAAACTCGACGTATGGAAGCGGAGTTTACATGCTGAGATTCAATGCAACAGTGGATGTGATTCTGCAGAACGCTAATATGATCAAGGATCATGTCAGCGAGATACACCCGTGGCATCTCCACGGGCACGACTTCTGGGTTCTTGGGTATGGAGAAGGGAAGTTCACAGAGAAGGATGAAGGGAGATTCAACTTGAAGAATCCTCCGTTTCGGAACACGGGTGTCGTTTTTCCTTACGGATGGACTGCACTTAGGTTTGTGGCGAATAACCCGGGAGTGTGGGCATTTCATTGTCACATTGAACCCCATTTGCATATGGGAATGGGAGTTGTTTTCTCAGAAGGGGTTCGAAAAATTAAGGAGATACCTAGTGAGGCTTTGTCCTGTGGTTTGACACTcaaaatgttcatgaaaaatagCAAGTACTAA
- the LOC140823224 gene encoding COP9 signalosome complex subunit 2 encodes MGSDADMEDYGFEYSDEEPEEQDVDIENQYYNSKGLVETNPEAALEGFTEVVKMEPEKAEWGFKALKQTVKLYYKLGKYKEMMDAYRDMLTYIKSAVTRNYSEKCINNIMDFISGSASQNFSLLQEFYQTTLTALEEAKNERLWFKTNLKLCKIWFDMGEYGRMSKILKELHKSCQKEDGTDDQKKGTQLLEVYAIEIQMYTETKNNKKLKELYLKALSIKSAIPHPRIMGIIRECGGKMHMTENHWEGAATDFFEAFKNYDEAGNQRRIQCLKYLVLANMLMISEVNPFDGQEAKPYKNDPEILAMTNLIAAYQRNEILEFEKILKSNRRTIMDDPFIRNYIEDLLKNVRTQVLLKLIKPYTRIRIPFISKELNVPEKDVEELLVSLILDNRIDGHIDQVNRLLERGDRSKGMKKYAAIDKWNTQLKSLYQTVSNRVC; translated from the exons ATGGGTTCCG ATGCGGATATGGAGGATTATGGGTTCGAGTACTCGGATGAGGAGCCGGAGGAACAGGATGTTGATATTGAGAATCAGTATTACAACTCCAAGG GTTTGGTTGAAACAAACCCTGAAGCAGCGCTTGAAGGTTTTACAGAAGTTGTGAAAATGGAACCAGAAAAGGCCGAATG GGGATTCAAAGCCTTGAAGCAAACTGTCAAGCTTTACTACAAGCTTGGGAAATATAAAGAAATGATGGATGCTTATAGAGACATGTTGACTTATATTAAATCAGCAGTGACCCGAAATTACAGCGAAAAGTGCATAAACAATATTATGGATTTTATTTCTGGATCTGCTAGTCAGAACTTTAGTCTATTGCAAGAGTTCTATCAGACCACCTTGACAGCCCTCGAAGAAGCAAAGAATGAG AGACTCTGGTTCAAGACAAATCTGAAGCTGTGTAAAATATGGTTTGATATGGGTGAATATGGACGGATGAGTAAG ATTTTAAAGGAACTTCATAAATCTTGTCAAAAAGAAGATGGGACTGATGATCAGAAGAAAGGGACACAACTGTTGGAAGTATATGCAATTGAGATCCAGATGTACACTGAGactaaaaacaacaaaaaattgaAG GAATTATATCTGAAGGCACTGTCAATCAAATCAGCCATTCCTCATCCTAGAATCATGGGGATAATTCGTGAATGTGGTGGAAAAATGCATATGACTGAGAATCATTGGGAAGGGGCAGCTACTGATTTCTTTGAAGCTTTTAAGAACTATGATGAAGCTGGAAATCAGAGGCGTATTCAATGCCTTAA GTATTTGGTCCTGGCTAATATGCTGATGATATCTGAGGTCAATCCATTTGACGGTCAAGAAGCAAAGCC ATACAAAAATGACCCTGAGATTTTGGCGATGACAAATTTAATTGCAGCATACCAAAGGAATGAGATTTTGGAGTTTGAAAAAATCCTGAAG AGTAACAggaggacaataatggacgatCCATTTATTCGGAATTACATTGAAGATCTCTTGAAGAATGTGAGGACACAAGTGTTACTTAAGCTTATTAAACCTTATACAAGAATCCGAATCCCCTTTATATCGAAG GAGCTTAATGTGCCTGAGAAGGATGTGGAAGAGTTGCTTGTGTCCCTCATCTTGGATAATCGAATTGATGGCCACATTGATCAAGTGAATAGACTGTTAGAGCGTGGTGACAG ATCAAAGGGAATGAAGAAGTATGCAGCAATAGACAAATGGAATACACAGCTTAAATCCCTTTACCAAACTGTCAGCAATCgagtatgttga